From a single Methylosinus sp. H3A genomic region:
- a CDS encoding N-acyl homoserine lactonase family protein encodes MTQLDPAPTYEVYALRYATQPDRVAREAYFRCEIPEAPAPQDYFVWAIRGDGRTIVVDTGFSASSAQKRGRALLCHPVEALARIGIDASAVRDVVLTHAHYDHAGNLASFPEARFHVQDKEMQYCTGRLMRHDILRRTFDVADVIALVRLLYEGRLLCHDGDVTLAPGVTLHLVGGHTQGQQVVRVATRRGPIVLASDGAHFWANLRDRNPFPILVDLGATLEAFALIERLAASPEHIIPGHDPAVLTRFPKWRSETDIVALHEEPL; translated from the coding sequence ATGACACAACTCGATCCGGCGCCGACCTATGAGGTCTATGCGCTGCGTTACGCCACACAGCCGGATCGGGTGGCCCGTGAGGCCTATTTCCGCTGCGAGATCCCCGAGGCGCCGGCGCCGCAAGACTATTTTGTCTGGGCGATCCGTGGCGACGGAAGGACGATTGTCGTGGACACCGGTTTTTCCGCGTCGAGTGCGCAGAAGCGCGGACGCGCTCTCCTATGCCACCCGGTCGAAGCCTTGGCCAGGATCGGAATCGACGCATCCGCGGTGCGAGACGTCGTTCTCACCCATGCCCATTATGATCACGCCGGAAATCTCGCATCGTTTCCAGAGGCGCGGTTTCATGTTCAGGACAAGGAAATGCAATATTGCACCGGCCGCCTGATGCGGCACGACATTCTACGCCGCACATTCGATGTCGCGGACGTGATCGCCCTAGTGCGCCTCCTCTACGAGGGACGTCTCCTCTGCCATGACGGCGACGTGACCCTGGCGCCGGGCGTCACCCTGCATCTCGTCGGCGGCCACACCCAGGGCCAGCAGGTCGTGCGGGTCGCCACTCGGCGCGGCCCCATCGTGCTCGCCAGCGACGGCGCGCACTTCTGGGCGAATCTCCGTGATCGCAATCCCTTTCCGATCCTCGTCGATTTGGGAGCGACGCTCGAAGCCTTCGCGCTCATCGAGCGTCTTGCTGCGAGTCCGGAGCACATCATTCCTGGACACGATCCGGCGGTCCTGACGCGATTTCCAAAATGGCGCTCCGAGACAGACATCGTCG
- a CDS encoding class I SAM-dependent methyltransferase produces MELTDTYFDRNHLARHYATVEDFASRSRAWETLAKTSISQWYVDTLANYSFTEVLDAGCGHGRFSVALAQARSVNITAIDIAEEMVEATRQALGDEAGNHRFIQSSIDDAPFERERFDLVLANLVLHHAPDIRSSFARLAELTKSGGRVSLLTADFDWMSELNRFQDEALLRLGFAHDHPALAAPGTNRFCAANIRLFAPDSLTLVENPWFDGTMTFPNIEALLDFYVRTFRYKNVVSQAGGDALRRTVREIVEEHVERTGSLDVSSSVYLYVFRKH; encoded by the coding sequence ATGGAATTGACCGACACCTATTTCGACAGGAACCACCTCGCTCGGCACTATGCCACCGTGGAGGATTTCGCGTCTCGCTCCCGAGCGTGGGAGACGCTCGCGAAGACATCGATCTCACAATGGTATGTCGACACACTCGCGAATTATTCCTTCACGGAGGTCTTGGACGCCGGCTGCGGTCACGGGCGCTTCAGCGTCGCACTGGCGCAGGCGAGGTCGGTGAACATCACGGCGATCGACATCGCCGAGGAGATGGTCGAGGCGACACGCCAAGCGCTGGGCGACGAAGCCGGCAATCATCGCTTCATCCAAAGCTCGATCGATGATGCGCCCTTCGAGCGGGAGCGGTTCGATCTGGTGCTGGCCAATCTCGTCCTCCACCACGCGCCGGACATCCGGTCCTCCTTCGCGCGCCTCGCCGAGCTGACGAAGTCCGGAGGACGCGTTTCCTTGCTCACGGCGGATTTCGACTGGATGAGCGAGCTCAACCGATTCCAAGACGAAGCTTTGCTCAGACTAGGCTTCGCCCACGATCACCCGGCTTTGGCCGCGCCAGGCACGAACCGCTTCTGCGCCGCCAACATTCGGCTGTTCGCGCCGGACTCGTTGACGTTGGTGGAGAATCCCTGGTTCGACGGAACGATGACCTTCCCGAATATCGAAGCTCTTCTCGACTTCTACGTTCGAACCTTCCGTTACAAGAATGTCGTTTCGCAAGCCGGCGGCGACGCGCTTCGCCGCACGGTGCGGGAGATCGTCGAAGAACATGTCGAGCGTACCGGATCGCTGGATGTCTCCAGCAGCGTCTACCTGTACGTCTTCCGAAAGCACTGA
- a CDS encoding FAD/NAD(P)-binding protein, with amino-acid sequence MQSTVLAIVGMGPRGLTVLERVAEHAHRLPRGVRLRIDLFDRGACGEGVHLSTQPDHLLINTLASQVTMFAPESVAGGKGGVSLVEWATLAGYRHVGDRFQRAPNDVGLSMTEIDHFPRRLLGEYMSWVYRRVLERLPAEVEVAHHPELVVDLIERDGGFDIITQAGHSRQADFVVLATGHGVRKPTEEDRLHADFVERNARRNRDLAFYATPYPVERLDDISASATVAIQGFGLTAHDAISALTLGRGGHYEENNGRLRYRASGREPKIILFSRNCLPFAARGVNQKGVSGRHDAKFLTPEAIATIRRETLAATGDARIDFERVVQPLVIKEMAYAYRQAEQGRAVESAGFEPTSEELSAIDAILHPLDGIVFPTSRAFGAFFDRLVDDDLREAVKGNLASPVKAACDVLRDTREAIRAAVEYGGLTPESHRYFIETFNGIINRVSFGPPKRRNFEQVALQEAGLIRIGGGPGAQVSIDEEEARFFIETRYESEVEKVHADVLVIARLDPYSPLTDSSPLTAGLLARGMIRPYRNGDFHPSGIDIDAALHPIDSSGRACERLWALGFPVEGPHYYTHALPRPMISSRQTLDAERCVLEMLDVIAASNEERQTASRYPASHVATQAHPRVS; translated from the coding sequence ATGCAATCGACAGTCCTGGCGATCGTCGGCATGGGGCCGAGAGGTTTGACCGTGCTGGAGCGCGTGGCGGAGCACGCTCACCGCCTTCCACGAGGCGTCCGCCTTCGGATCGACCTTTTCGATCGCGGCGCCTGTGGAGAGGGCGTCCATCTCTCGACCCAGCCCGATCACCTGCTGATCAACACACTCGCCTCACAGGTCACAATGTTCGCGCCCGAGAGCGTCGCGGGCGGGAAAGGCGGCGTGTCGCTGGTCGAATGGGCGACCCTCGCAGGTTATAGGCATGTCGGAGACAGGTTCCAGCGCGCGCCGAACGACGTCGGCCTTTCGATGACGGAGATCGATCATTTTCCGCGTCGGTTGCTCGGGGAATATATGTCTTGGGTCTACCGACGCGTGCTCGAACGGCTCCCGGCGGAGGTCGAGGTCGCCCACCACCCGGAGCTGGTCGTCGACCTGATCGAGCGCGATGGCGGCTTCGATATCATCACGCAGGCGGGGCACTCGCGGCAGGCCGATTTCGTCGTCCTGGCGACCGGCCACGGCGTTCGCAAGCCTACCGAGGAGGATCGGCTTCACGCCGATTTCGTCGAGCGGAACGCGCGCCGCAATCGCGATCTCGCATTCTACGCCACTCCCTATCCGGTCGAGCGGCTCGACGACATTTCCGCCTCGGCGACGGTCGCGATCCAAGGCTTCGGGCTGACCGCGCATGACGCAATTTCCGCGCTGACGCTCGGGCGAGGCGGCCATTATGAGGAGAACAACGGGAGGCTCCGATACCGCGCTTCTGGCCGCGAGCCCAAAATCATTCTCTTCTCGCGCAATTGCCTGCCGTTCGCAGCGCGAGGCGTCAATCAGAAGGGCGTCTCCGGCCGTCACGATGCGAAGTTTTTGACCCCGGAGGCCATCGCCACGATCCGGCGCGAGACGCTCGCGGCCACCGGCGACGCGCGGATCGATTTCGAGCGCGTCGTGCAGCCGCTCGTCATCAAGGAAATGGCTTATGCTTATCGACAGGCCGAGCAAGGCCGCGCTGTGGAGTCAGCCGGTTTCGAGCCGACGAGCGAGGAGCTGAGCGCCATCGACGCGATCCTTCATCCGCTCGATGGGATCGTCTTTCCCACATCCCGCGCCTTCGGCGCATTCTTCGACAGGCTCGTGGACGACGATCTGCGGGAGGCCGTGAAGGGCAATCTGGCCAGTCCCGTCAAAGCAGCCTGCGATGTGTTGCGCGACACTCGTGAGGCGATCCGGGCGGCGGTCGAATATGGCGGGCTGACGCCGGAATCGCATCGCTATTTCATCGAGACGTTCAACGGAATCATAAATCGCGTGTCTTTCGGCCCGCCGAAGCGACGCAATTTCGAGCAGGTGGCTCTGCAGGAAGCCGGTCTGATCCGCATCGGCGGCGGCCCCGGCGCGCAGGTCTCGATCGACGAGGAAGAAGCGCGTTTCTTCATAGAAACGCGCTATGAAAGCGAGGTCGAGAAGGTTCACGCGGACGTTCTCGTCATCGCGCGACTCGATCCTTACTCGCCGCTGACCGATTCTTCGCCGCTCACCGCTGGCTTGTTGGCCCGCGGCATGATCCGACCATACCGGAACGGCGACTTTCACCCGAGCGGCATCGACATCGACGCCGCGCTCCATCCGATCGATTCCTCCGGCAGAGCCTGCGAGCGACTGTGGGCGCTCGGATTCCCGGTGGAGGGCCCGCACTACTACACCCACGCGCTGCCGCGCCCGATGATCTCGTCGCGGCAGACGCTCGACGCCGAGCGTTGCGTGCTGGAGATGCTCGACGTCATCGCGGCCTCGAATGAGGAGCGCCAGACCGCGAGCCGCTACCCTGCCTCGCATGTCGCGACGCAGGCTCACCCGCGCGTCTCCTGA
- a CDS encoding KamA family radical SAM protein, translated as MIDAGHPKFKPFTSQTMKNAPQWSLLDAEHREAIEIVSRVLPFRVNSHVLDGLIDWSDVPDDPIYRLTFPHRSMLRVEEYAALRGLIRAGARENEIEAIVRRIRMRMNPHPAGQTTDNVPELNGAPLHGLQHKYRETVLFFPSAGQSCHAYCTFCFRWPQFVGMDELKFDARTSDGLVAYLRQNPSITDVLITGGDPLVMSARVLAKYIEPLLAPDLEHVQNIRIGTKSVAYWPQRFVTDPDADELLRLFEKVVASGRNLALMGHYNHPREIQHPIAQQAVRRIISAGASLRIQAPLIRHVNEDPADWAELWTTAVRLGAVPYYMFVERDTGPREYFRLPLARAYEIFRAAYRAVSGLARTVRGPSMSAHPGKVVVDGVVELHGEKVFALQFLQARNPDFVRRPFYAKFDPDATWLDELVPAFGENRFFFERDARRSPVLDSPLLARSRLPVAWMDA; from the coding sequence ATGATTGACGCTGGCCATCCGAAGTTCAAACCTTTTACGTCGCAGACAATGAAGAATGCGCCACAATGGTCGCTCCTCGACGCCGAGCATCGCGAGGCGATCGAAATCGTATCCAGGGTGCTGCCATTCCGAGTGAATTCTCACGTCCTCGACGGGCTGATCGACTGGAGTGATGTCCCTGACGATCCGATCTACCGATTGACTTTTCCTCATCGCAGCATGCTGCGCGTCGAGGAATATGCCGCTCTGCGCGGCCTGATCCGGGCCGGCGCGCGGGAGAATGAAATCGAAGCGATCGTGCGCCGCATCCGAATGCGCATGAATCCGCATCCCGCCGGACAGACGACCGACAATGTCCCGGAGCTGAACGGGGCGCCACTGCATGGCCTCCAGCACAAATACCGCGAAACCGTCCTCTTCTTCCCGAGCGCCGGGCAATCCTGCCACGCCTATTGCACCTTCTGCTTCCGATGGCCGCAATTCGTCGGCATGGACGAGTTGAAGTTCGACGCCCGAACGTCCGACGGACTGGTCGCGTATCTCAGGCAGAATCCTTCGATCACCGATGTGCTGATCACTGGCGGCGATCCGTTGGTCATGAGCGCTCGCGTGCTCGCCAAATATATCGAGCCGCTTCTTGCGCCCGATCTCGAACATGTCCAAAATATCCGCATTGGAACGAAGTCCGTCGCTTATTGGCCACAGCGCTTCGTCACGGATCCAGACGCGGACGAGCTGCTTCGCCTGTTCGAGAAGGTGGTCGCTTCTGGACGCAACCTCGCATTGATGGGGCATTACAACCATCCACGCGAGATCCAACATCCGATCGCTCAACAAGCGGTGCGTCGCATCATCAGCGCCGGCGCGAGCTTGCGAATTCAGGCGCCGCTGATCCGGCATGTGAACGAAGATCCGGCAGATTGGGCCGAGCTCTGGACGACTGCGGTCCGTCTCGGTGCGGTGCCATACTACATGTTCGTGGAGCGCGACACCGGCCCGCGCGAGTATTTCAGGCTTCCGTTGGCGCGAGCCTATGAGATTTTTCGCGCCGCCTACCGCGCGGTCTCCGGCCTGGCGCGGACCGTGCGCGGACCCTCGATGAGCGCCCATCCCGGCAAAGTCGTCGTGGACGGGGTCGTCGAGTTGCACGGGGAGAAGGTATTCGCGCTGCAATTTCTGCAGGCGCGAAACCCGGATTTCGTTCGCCGCCCCTTCTACGCGAAATTTGATCCCGATGCGACCTGGCTCGACGAGCTGGTTCCGGCATTCGGAGAAAACCGGTTCTTCTTCGAACGAGACGCGAGGCGTTCGCCCGTTCTCGATTCCCCTCTGCTCGCGCGCTCGCGACTCCCCGTCGCCTGGATGGACGCCTGA
- the asnB gene encoding asparagine synthase (glutamine-hydrolyzing), which yields MCGIAGWVAYDQNLAEQRHILQSMTDTMALRGPDAEGVWIDGPVGLGHRRLAIIDLEGGRQPMAAQNNAGAAAVISYTGEVYNFVELRDELRSRGHVFETRSDTEVVLRAYLEWGEQFAERLNGMYAFAIWDVAAQKLLLVRDRMGVKPLFYSQTSEGVLFGSEPKAILAHPDAGRKVTADGLREILDMVKTPGRAIFAGMNEVLPGELIIVSRAGLKKRRYWRLEARPHEHNLERTIRYTRDLLEDIVEKQIVADVPLCSLLSGGLDSSIITALASKHLLEQGKENIRSFSLDFEDHGSEFVENAFNLGSDTPFVRALVDRIRSRHDEIMLDSRTMADPVLRTAIVRSLDQPPSFWGDMWPSLYRLFEAVRRQSTVALSGEAADEIFGGYRWFHDPDSLKENTFGWLTSVTGKFFDGSALLDRGLVERLDLPGFRRDSYAQALAETPVLPGESPVNRRMRQEVYVHATRCMQIMLDRKDRMSMAVGLEVRVPFCDHRLVDYAFNIPWEMKTFDGREKSILRAAASDILPNVILDRVKNPYPATQDPAYEQALRATLADIVSDGSAPVRPLLDLRRVHEVLRRPVGVSSPRQDRIAIELAIGLNLWMSDYRVDLDI from the coding sequence ATGTGCGGAATCGCAGGTTGGGTCGCTTACGACCAAAACTTGGCGGAACAGCGCCATATCCTGCAGAGTATGACAGACACCATGGCGCTGCGAGGTCCCGACGCCGAAGGCGTCTGGATCGACGGGCCTGTCGGACTGGGACACAGACGTCTCGCGATCATTGATCTGGAAGGTGGTCGCCAGCCTATGGCGGCGCAGAACAACGCAGGCGCCGCCGCCGTCATCTCCTATACCGGCGAGGTCTACAACTTCGTGGAATTGCGTGACGAGCTGCGTTCGCGAGGGCATGTCTTCGAGACTCGCAGCGACACGGAGGTCGTCCTCCGCGCCTATCTGGAATGGGGCGAGCAGTTCGCAGAGAGGCTGAACGGCATGTACGCCTTCGCCATCTGGGACGTGGCCGCCCAAAAGCTCCTGCTCGTTCGGGACCGGATGGGCGTGAAGCCGCTCTTCTACTCGCAGACGAGCGAAGGCGTCTTGTTCGGCTCGGAGCCGAAGGCGATCCTCGCACATCCTGACGCCGGACGGAAGGTCACTGCGGACGGATTGCGCGAGATCCTCGACATGGTGAAGACGCCGGGCCGTGCGATATTCGCCGGCATGAATGAAGTTCTCCCCGGAGAGCTCATCATCGTCAGTCGGGCCGGACTGAAGAAAAGGCGGTATTGGCGGCTGGAGGCGCGTCCACACGAGCATAACCTCGAACGTACGATCCGCTACACGCGCGACTTGCTCGAAGACATCGTCGAGAAACAGATCGTGGCCGACGTGCCACTGTGCAGCCTGCTGTCGGGCGGGCTCGACTCCTCGATCATCACGGCGCTGGCGTCGAAGCATCTTCTGGAGCAGGGAAAGGAGAACATCCGCTCGTTTTCCCTCGACTTCGAGGATCATGGATCGGAGTTCGTCGAGAACGCCTTCAATCTCGGATCGGACACGCCTTTCGTGCGCGCCCTGGTCGATCGGATTCGCTCCCGCCACGACGAGATCATGCTCGACAGCCGCACGATGGCGGATCCCGTTTTACGAACGGCGATCGTGCGGAGCCTCGATCAGCCTCCGTCTTTTTGGGGAGATATGTGGCCGTCTCTCTATCGGCTGTTCGAAGCGGTGCGCCGGCAGTCTACAGTGGCCCTGTCCGGCGAGGCGGCAGATGAAATCTTCGGTGGCTATCGGTGGTTCCACGACCCGGACTCTCTGAAAGAGAACACCTTCGGTTGGCTGACATCCGTGACCGGCAAGTTCTTCGACGGCAGCGCGCTGCTCGACCGCGGGCTCGTGGAGCGGTTGGACCTGCCGGGCTTCCGTCGAGACAGCTATGCTCAGGCGTTGGCGGAAACTCCGGTCCTACCGGGCGAGAGTCCGGTGAACCGCCGCATGCGGCAGGAGGTCTATGTTCATGCGACCCGCTGCATGCAGATCATGCTGGACCGGAAGGACCGCATGAGCATGGCGGTCGGCCTCGAGGTTCGCGTGCCGTTCTGCGATCATCGCCTGGTCGATTACGCTTTCAATATTCCCTGGGAGATGAAGACTTTCGATGGCCGCGAGAAGAGCATATTGCGCGCCGCCGCGAGCGACATTCTCCCGAATGTGATTCTCGACCGCGTGAAGAATCCTTATCCCGCGACGCAGGATCCTGCCTACGAACAGGCGCTGCGCGCCACGCTGGCCGATATCGTCTCCGACGGGTCCGCGCCGGTCAGACCTCTGCTCGATCTGCGACGCGTTCATGAGGTTCTGCGACGGCCGGTCGGCGTATCCTCGCCGCGCCAGGATCGAATCGCGATCGAGCTGGCCATCGGCCTCAATCTCTGGATGTCGGACTATCGCGTCGATCTCGACATCTGA
- a CDS encoding efflux RND transporter permease subunit produces the protein MRFPHVFIERPILAIVVSLFITILGSIAYAELPIAQYPEIAPPTIQVTATYPGASAEVISKTVATPLEQQINGVENMLYLSSQSTGDGNLVITVTFRLGADLDKAQVLTQNRVAIALPRLPLVVQRLGVAVKKSSPNLMMAISLLSPDGSRDQLYMASYATLNLRDALSRLDGVGDAVVFGNHDYAMRVWIDPDKAAARNLTAGEIVAALQAQNTQVSAGVLNQPPVPSPGAFQLNIKTLGRLTEPMQFADILVKSDSLGRVTRLRDVGRVEIGDQNFGANGWLDGRSDVLILIYLQPGGNALAMAERVKTTMRELARQFPAGLSYRISYDLTTFIAQSVRESMRTVPEAIVIVVVVVVLFLQTWRASIVPIIAVPISLVGGCIALSAFGMTLNNLSLFGIVLAVGIVVDDAIVVVENVERNLHDGLSPREAAHRTMDEIGGALVAIALTLCAVFAPSAFISGISGQFFRQFAVTIAASTLISAFVSLTLCPALCALLFRPAKRDEGRPAWFEPIAVFFEVFNALFEWLSRAYGRIVRRLLQAAPVLLAAYTGLIALTAFQLSRAPTGFIPDQDLGYFIGVVTLPSGASVGRTDAVIREAASRLEHVSGVANTNAFAGFDAATFTNASNTGTIFVNMTSFEERARSGETAALMLDRIGNALAGIQEASIILISPAPVPGLGTAGGFRMMLEDRKGLGPRALETAAQDLVAHAMRQPGLTQLFTSFTTSTPSIDADVDRERAQKLGVAPELVFEAMQIYLGSAYINDFNYLGRTYQVMAQADGRFRKTMDDISRLKTRNASGDMVPLGALVKLRRTSEPYRVPRYNLYPAAEIQGGIAPGFASSYGLEAMERLAAERLPPGIGFEWTDLSYQQKTAGNTTLPIFGAAILLVFLVLAAQYESWRLPLAVVLIVPMCLLAAVTGLLLRSMNVDILAQIGFTVLVGLAAKNAILIVEFARRAEEQGATSAEAVVQAARLRLRPILMTSMAFILGVVPLLVAAGAGAEMRQTLGTTVFFGMLGVTFFGLVFTPVFYVTAQRLFIGRRRRPPVDI, from the coding sequence ATGCGCTTCCCGCATGTTTTCATAGAACGGCCCATCCTGGCGATCGTCGTCAGCTTGTTCATCACGATTCTCGGCTCGATCGCCTACGCAGAGCTGCCGATCGCACAATATCCTGAAATCGCGCCTCCGACGATCCAGGTCACGGCGACCTATCCAGGAGCGTCCGCCGAGGTCATCAGCAAGACGGTGGCGACGCCGCTCGAGCAGCAGATCAACGGCGTCGAAAACATGCTCTATTTATCGAGCCAATCGACGGGCGACGGCAATCTCGTCATCACCGTCACCTTCCGCCTAGGCGCGGATCTCGACAAAGCCCAGGTGCTGACGCAAAACCGCGTCGCCATCGCGCTTCCCCGTCTTCCGCTCGTCGTGCAGCGGCTCGGCGTCGCCGTGAAGAAGAGTTCGCCCAATCTGATGATGGCGATCTCTCTTCTGTCTCCGGATGGGTCTCGCGACCAGCTCTACATGGCGAGCTATGCGACTTTGAATCTGAGGGATGCGCTGTCGCGGCTCGATGGCGTCGGCGATGCAGTCGTGTTCGGAAACCATGACTATGCCATGCGCGTGTGGATCGATCCCGACAAGGCGGCGGCGCGCAATCTGACGGCGGGAGAGATCGTCGCCGCCTTGCAGGCGCAGAACACGCAGGTCTCGGCAGGCGTCCTGAACCAGCCGCCGGTGCCTTCACCCGGAGCCTTTCAGCTCAACATCAAGACCCTCGGGCGCCTGACGGAGCCAATGCAATTCGCCGACATATTGGTCAAATCCGATTCTCTGGGTCGGGTGACGCGATTGCGGGACGTCGGCCGGGTCGAGATCGGCGACCAGAATTTCGGCGCGAACGGCTGGCTCGACGGACGCAGCGACGTTCTAATTTTGATTTATCTCCAGCCCGGCGGCAATGCGCTCGCAATGGCGGAACGCGTGAAGACCACGATGCGAGAATTGGCGCGGCAGTTTCCGGCTGGCCTCAGCTATCGCATTTCCTACGATTTGACGACATTCATCGCGCAGTCTGTTCGCGAGTCGATGCGCACCGTTCCCGAGGCGATCGTCATCGTGGTGGTCGTCGTCGTCCTTTTCCTGCAGACATGGCGCGCCTCGATCGTGCCGATCATCGCCGTCCCTATCTCGCTCGTCGGCGGATGTATCGCGCTGTCGGCGTTCGGGATGACGCTCAACAATCTCTCGCTGTTCGGAATCGTTCTGGCCGTCGGCATCGTCGTCGACGACGCGATCGTCGTGGTGGAGAATGTCGAGCGCAATCTGCATGACGGACTGTCCCCGCGCGAGGCTGCCCATCGCACCATGGACGAGATTGGCGGAGCGCTCGTCGCTATCGCCTTGACGCTCTGCGCGGTCTTCGCGCCCTCCGCTTTCATCTCCGGAATATCCGGCCAGTTTTTTCGGCAATTCGCAGTCACCATCGCCGCCTCGACTCTGATCTCCGCCTTCGTGTCTCTGACTCTGTGTCCCGCGCTTTGCGCTCTCCTCTTTCGACCGGCCAAACGCGACGAGGGAAGACCCGCGTGGTTCGAACCTATCGCTGTGTTCTTCGAAGTCTTCAACGCGCTCTTCGAGTGGCTGTCTCGAGCCTATGGCCGCATCGTCCGCCGACTTCTGCAGGCGGCGCCGGTCCTGCTGGCCGCATATACAGGGCTGATCGCTCTGACGGCCTTTCAACTCTCCCGTGCGCCCACCGGCTTCATTCCTGATCAGGATCTCGGCTACTTCATCGGAGTCGTCACATTGCCGTCGGGCGCTTCGGTCGGTCGAACCGACGCGGTCATCCGTGAGGCCGCCTCTCGGCTCGAGCATGTTTCCGGCGTCGCGAATACGAACGCTTTCGCGGGCTTCGACGCCGCCACATTCACCAACGCCTCGAACACCGGCACGATCTTCGTGAACATGACCTCCTTCGAGGAACGCGCTCGAAGCGGAGAGACCGCCGCGCTGATGCTCGACAGGATCGGCAACGCGCTCGCGGGCATTCAAGAGGCTTCGATTATTCTGATCTCGCCGGCGCCCGTGCCCGGCCTCGGGACAGCGGGCGGTTTCCGGATGATGCTGGAGGATCGCAAAGGCCTCGGACCCCGCGCCCTCGAAACCGCGGCGCAGGATCTCGTCGCTCACGCCATGCGTCAGCCTGGTCTGACGCAGCTGTTCACGTCGTTCACGACCAGCACGCCGAGTATCGACGCTGACGTCGATCGCGAGCGGGCGCAAAAGCTGGGCGTCGCGCCCGAGCTCGTTTTCGAAGCGATGCAGATCTATCTCGGTTCCGCTTACATCAACGACTTCAACTATCTCGGCCGCACCTATCAGGTCATGGCGCAGGCCGACGGACGTTTCCGGAAAACGATGGACGACATTTCGCGTCTCAAGACGCGCAACGCCTCTGGCGACATGGTCCCGCTCGGCGCGTTGGTGAAGTTGAGACGGACATCCGAGCCCTACCGAGTGCCGCGCTACAATCTTTATCCCGCAGCCGAGATCCAGGGAGGAATAGCGCCAGGATTCGCATCGAGCTACGGCTTGGAGGCAATGGAGCGACTCGCGGCCGAGCGCTTGCCCCCGGGGATCGGCTTCGAGTGGACAGATCTTTCCTATCAACAGAAGACAGCGGGCAATACGACCCTCCCGATTTTTGGAGCGGCTATCCTGCTCGTGTTCCTCGTGCTAGCGGCGCAATATGAGAGCTGGCGCCTGCCGCTCGCCGTTGTTCTGATCGTGCCGATGTGCTTGCTCGCGGCGGTGACCGGCCTTCTCCTTCGGTCGATGAATGTGGACATATTGGCGCAGATCGGATTCACCGTACTCGTCGGGCTCGCCGCCAAGAACGCTATTTTGATCGTCGAGTTTGCGCGACGGGCGGAGGAACAGGGAGCGACCAGCGCCGAGGCGGTCGTGCAGGCGGCGCGCCTGCGTTTGCGGCCCATATTGATGACCTCCATGGCGTTCATCCTCGGCGTCGTGCCTCTCCTCGTCGCTGCTGGCGCAGGCGCGGAGATGCGACAAACTCTAGGCACGACCGTCTTCTTCGGCATGCTGGGCGTGACGTTCTTCGGTCTGGTCTTCACGCCCGTGTTCTACGTGACGGCGCAGCGGCTGTTCATAGGGCGGCGGCGGCGCCCTCCTGTCGACATATGA